The following coding sequences lie in one SAR202 cluster bacterium genomic window:
- a CDS encoding tryptophan synthase subunit alpha codes for MTNRIKKTFENLQLNNKKGIILYLTTGIPDNKTTAELALELFNSGADIIELGIPFSDPLADGVTIQQSSQKALEKGVNIDTCFDVCSMIRNKNENNPIVLMGYYNPILQYGLDEFISKAKLCGVDGIIVPDLPLEESLILSEKCSASDINLIYLIAPTTSTSRIKEICEKGSGFLYCVSVAGITGARNTLSTEGIDLVNEVKLHSTVPVALGFGISTKNQLSEVNKHADAGIIGSALVNIISNSDKSTVVKNATNFLKGLQ; via the coding sequence ATGACAAACAGAATAAAAAAAACTTTTGAAAATTTACAATTGAATAATAAAAAAGGGATTATACTATATTTAACAACTGGTATTCCCGATAATAAAACAACAGCAGAATTAGCTTTGGAACTATTCAATTCTGGAGCCGATATCATTGAATTGGGTATTCCATTTAGCGACCCTTTAGCTGACGGTGTGACCATTCAACAATCTAGCCAAAAAGCTCTAGAAAAAGGTGTCAATATTGATACATGTTTTGACGTTTGTTCAATGATCCGTAATAAAAATGAAAATAATCCTATTGTATTAATGGGGTACTATAATCCAATCTTACAATATGGGCTAGATGAATTTATATCTAAAGCAAAATTATGTGGGGTAGATGGAATTATTGTTCCAGATTTACCATTAGAAGAATCACTAATTTTATCAGAAAAATGTTCTGCTAGTGATATCAATCTTATATATCTTATAGCACCAACAACATCTACAAGTAGAATTAAAGAAATATGTGAAAAAGGATCAGGCTTTTTATATTGTGTAAGTGTAGCTGGTATAACTGGAGCTAGAAACACATTAAGTACAGAAGGTATTGATTTAGTAAACGAAGTTAAACTACATAGTACTGTACCTGTAGCTTTAGGTTTTGGGATTTCAACAAAAAACCAATTATCTGAAGTAAATAAACACGCCGATGCTGGAATAATTGGTAGTGCTTTAGTAAATATCATATCAAATTCAGACAAAAGTACTGTAGTGAAAAATGCTACGAACTTCTTAAAAGGACTTCAATAA
- a CDS encoding adenine phosphoribosyltransferase, producing the protein MDLSKYIRDVPDFPIEGIIFKDITPLLSDADAFQETINKIINNYNFDEIDVVAGVESRGFLLAAPIADRMKKPLVLFRKSGKLPYKTKSASYDLEYGSSTIEVHEDSIKANDRILLIDDLIATGGTLGACLDLVDQFSAKVKGIAVIIELSFLDGRDLLKSVDIFSIIKY; encoded by the coding sequence ATGGATTTAAGTAAATATATTAGAGATGTTCCAGATTTTCCTATTGAAGGTATAATTTTTAAAGATATTACTCCTTTGTTATCAGATGCGGATGCATTTCAAGAAACTATCAATAAAATCATCAATAATTATAATTTTGATGAAATAGATGTAGTTGCAGGTGTAGAATCAAGAGGATTCTTGTTAGCAGCTCCAATAGCTGATCGCATGAAAAAACCCCTGGTTTTATTTAGAAAAAGTGGAAAGCTTCCTTATAAAACCAAGTCGGCAAGTTATGATTTAGAATATGGAAGTAGTACTATCGAGGTACATGAAGATTCGATTAAAGCCAATGACAGAATATTATTAATTGATGATTTAATAGCTACAGGTGGGACTTTAGGAGCATGTTTAGATTTGGTGGATCAGTTTAGCGCTAAAGTTAAGGGAATAGCAGTAATAATTGAATTAAGTTTTTTAGATGGCAGAGATTTGCTCAAAAGCGTAGATATTTTTTCAATTATTAAGTACTAG